A single genomic interval of Peromyscus leucopus breed LL Stock chromosome 7, UCI_PerLeu_2.1, whole genome shotgun sequence harbors:
- the Ccrl2 gene encoding C-C chemokine receptor-like 2: MDFYTASPEDEYDVLIEDDLDSSEMDQALTPEFLSAQQVLQICCSVFAVGLLTNALAVFILVRYKGLKNVRNIYFLNLALSNVCFLLPLPFWAHTAAQGESPGNRTCKVLVGLHSTGLYSETLFNILLLLQGYKVFSQGRLASIFTKVPRSVAISVLAWAAAIVLALPEAVFYQLRMERQKHKCAFGKPHFLPTEEPFWKHFLTLKMNVLVLGFPLVVFIFCCGHMRKAQAFRERQNDLRKLAFVIMGVFLLMWAPYNVVLLLLEFQEHLSLQDEKSSYYLDASIQVTQLIATTHCCVNPLICLLLDKAFASCLCSLFPRCNGTPFQSGGGSQRAGPRGGHDQPIELYSSLYQRQDT; the protein is encoded by the coding sequence ATGGATTTTTACACAGCGTCCCCAGAGGATGAGTATGATGTCCTCATCGAGGATGACCTGGACAGCAGTGAGATGGACCAAGCCCTCACCCCCgagttcctctctgcccagcaggTACTGCAGATCTGCTGCAGTGTGTTTGCGGTGGGTCTCCTCACCAACGCGCTGGCTGTGTTTATCCTGGTGAGATACAAAGGACTCAAGAATGTGCGGAACATCTACTTTCTTAACCTGGCGCTTTCCAATGTGTGCTTCCTGCTTCCCCTGCCATTCTGGGCACACACTGCTGCACAAGGGGAAAGTCCTGGCAATAGGACTTGTAAAGTTCTTGTTGGACTTCACTCCACCGGCTTATACAGCGAGACACTTTTCAACATCCTTCTCCTCCTGCAAGGGTACAAGGTGTTTTCCCAAGGGaggctggcctccatcttcaCGAAGGTGCCCAGGAGTGTTGCTATAAGCGTCCTGGCATGGGCCGCAGCTATTGTACTTGCTTTGCCCGAAGCTGTGTTTTATCAGCTTCggatggaaagacagaaacacaagtgTGCCTTTGGCAAACCTCACTTTTTGCCAACTGAAGAGCCATTCTGGAAGCATTTTCTGACTTTAAAGATGAACGTTTTGGTTCTTGGTTTTCCTCTGGTGGTTTTTATATTCTGCTGTGGACACATGAGGAAAGCGCAGGCCTTCAGGGAGAGGCAGAACGACCTTCGGAAGCTCGCCTTTGTCATAATGGGTGTGTTCCTTTTGATGTGGGCACCCTACAATGTTGTGCTCCTCCTGTTGGAGTTCCAGGAACACTTGTCCCTGCAGGATGAGAAGAGCAGCTACTACCTGGACGCAAGTATTCAGGTCACACAGCTCATCGCCACCACCCACTGCTGTGTTAACCCTCTCATCTGTTTGCTTCTTGACAAGGCCTTTgcgagctgtctctgcagcctgtTCCCACGCTGCAATGGCACCCCGTTTCAAAGTGGTGGGGGCTCCCAGCGAGCAGGGCCAAGGGGAGGTCATGACCAGCCCATTGAACTCTACAGTAGTTTGTACCAAAGGCAGGATACATAA